GTCGGGTCGGTCAGGTCGGTGTCGCGGATGCGGATGTCGATGCCGGGGTGGCGTCGGCGGTATGCGGCCGCCAGCCTGGCCGCTGCCGGGTCGGTGCCGTCGCCCAGGATGCCCACGGTGATGGTTGAGGCGCCGGCCGCCGCGCTCACGCGTACGCGGACGCGGTCGGCGTGGTCGAGCAGCGCCCGCGCCTCGTCGAGCAACACCGCACCGACGGGGGTGAGCGTGACGCCGGCGGCCGAGCGGACGAACAGCAGGGCCCCGACGTCGGCCTCCAACTGCTTGATCGCCCGACTCAATGGCGGCTGACTCATGTGCAGTCGGGTTGCGGCGCGGCCGAAGTGGAGTTCCTCGGCGACGGCCACGAAGTAGCGCAAGGTACGTAGCTCCACGCTGCAACGATACCCACGAGGTATCGGCGCCGCGGAATGGGTCTTGGACAATCGCGGGGCCTTGGCCGTGCACTTGTGGGCATGACCGAAGAAGCAAAGACCAGTGAGCCGCAGGCCGGACCCGCCGTATCGGTGGTCGGTCCCGGCGACGGCGAGACCATCGTCCTGGGTCCCACACGCATGCGCATCCTTGAGGACGGCAGCGGCACCGGACACCGCCTCGCGATAGCCGAGTCCGTCCTCGCCCCGCACACCCAGGGGCCACCGCAGCACCGCCATGCCGAACACGACGAGGGCTTCTACATCCTGTCCGGCACCGTGCGGTTCACCGTCGGGGACGAGGACCATGACGCTTCCGTGGGCACGTTCGTGTTGGTTCCGCCCGGCACCCCGCACACCTTCGCCAACCCGACCGACCAACCCGCCGTCATGCTCAGCACATTCACCCCCGATCTGTACGTGCAGTACTTCCGAGACCTCCAGGATGTGCTCGCCACCGACCGATCGCTGACGCCAAAGGCCGGCATCGACGCGATGAGCCGCTACGCGACCACGCCCGCCGCCGACTTCACCTGACGCACGGCAGCACCACCCTTTGAGCCGCAGCCGCCGCTGGACTTGATGCCGCGCTGGAGGAATCAGCACGCGATGCCCAGCGCGCTCGCGATGGGGTCCCACTGACCCGCTTCTCGAACAGGGGCCGGCCGTCCCCTTACCTCTGCGTGGACGGCCCCAACAACGCGTCGTCACTTCTCGCGCCCGCGCGATCGCTTCGAAGAGTCGTCATCTTGCCCGCGGTGTCCGGGCGGCGGGCACGAAGTATGGCGAGGGCCATGACGAGGGTCCACGCGTCCAGCGCGCAGGCGGCGATCCGTTCCAGGCTGCCCATCCCGATTCCGGGGTCGTGCTGACCGAAGAACATCCATGCCGCGAACACCGCGACGACAGCTATGGAGAGGGTTACGCTCCGCAGTTCGCCGAAGAGAGAGCCGCGGGGGGAAAATCCGGTGAGGAGGAGCCCAAGATTCCCCAGTCCCATGATGAGGAGTGCACCGACTACATGAAGATTCTCGTCGACGTCTGCAGGAACAACGCCGACCAGAACCCACCCACCGGCACTGATCACGAGCAGAATTCGGGAACTTACCGATATCCCACCACGACCCCAGCAGGATCCGGCCAGCAGTATGCCGACGAACAGCAGTACTCCGTGCACGGCGAACCCGGCGTTCATGACGTCGTGCAGCGGCGAACACACATACCGAGGGCGGGAGTCGTCCCAGATTCGGCAGCTGATATTGCCGAGATCGCTGATGTTGTTCTCCGCCCAGCTGTAGGGAGTCCGCCAGCCGGCCTCCACGACCAGTTGAACGACGAGGAACTGCACGACGGCAACGATCCATGCGGCCGCACCGATCCTTGTTGTCACGGAGGTACGGTATGCAGAGTGCGACGCGGATCTTGTTTTCATCATGGCCTTTCAAGCGCCGAATCATTTACGTTTCTGTTGTGAACTTTTTCAGACGACGGTGCTCCTGCGCATCGCTACGAGGGGGGAATTCGGAGCCCCCGTAGGGGGAGCCGGTACTGGCTATTTCGGGGGAGGCGTGCCGAGGGGCCC
This portion of the Streptomyces sp. 2114.4 genome encodes:
- a CDS encoding cupin domain-containing protein, whose protein sequence is MTEEAKTSEPQAGPAVSVVGPGDGETIVLGPTRMRILEDGSGTGHRLAIAESVLAPHTQGPPQHRHAEHDEGFYILSGTVRFTVGDEDHDASVGTFVLVPPGTPHTFANPTDQPAVMLSTFTPDLYVQYFRDLQDVLATDRSLTPKAGIDAMSRYATTPAADFT
- a CDS encoding DUF998 domain-containing protein, which gives rise to MTTRIGAAAWIVAVVQFLVVQLVVEAGWRTPYSWAENNISDLGNISCRIWDDSRPRYVCSPLHDVMNAGFAVHGVLLFVGILLAGSCWGRGGISVSSRILLVISAGGWVLVGVVPADVDENLHVVGALLIMGLGNLGLLLTGFSPRGSLFGELRSVTLSIAVVAVFAAWMFFGQHDPGIGMGSLERIAACALDAWTLVMALAILRARRPDTAGKMTTLRSDRAGARSDDALLGPSTQR